Part of the Nosocomiicoccus massiliensis genome is shown below.
TTAATCATGTTAGAAATTAATAGATCATGTTATAATGTAATTAACAAATTTAGAAGTTCTATCATAGAACACACAAACCCCATCAGTCTGCATACTGATGGGGTTTTTTGTGCCTAAATTTAGGGCAACTGTTTACTTGTTGTGATGCGTATCTAGGTAACGCTCTATCACTAACAAGATGACACCGACAATAATTGGTGCCACGAACAAATTTAGAAGTTCGTAAACCATAGAACACACCCCCTTTCGGGGCAGTTGCCATGTATGAGTATATCGGTTAAATATATACTACATCAATGCTTTATAGCCATTTAACTGATAACTATGCATGATTTAAAAGTTATAAGCCTTTAAACTGCTTATAGCGACCTTAGATTTAGTTATTTAAGTCTAAAATAGCTAAAGAATCTGATTTAGTAGAAGTTTATAAATCATCAATTGTTATTCTTTGAAATCTTTTATCTTCCCTTTTTTCTACTAGTTCTTCTTTTTGTATTTTATTGTCGTTCATTAATTTATTTCTGTAATGTCTATCAATAGCTTCTTTACCTTTTATGGCTCTTAAAGAATCTCCATAATATAAATTAGAAACTTTAAGTTCCTGACGTTCCATCATGGAATAAGTAAATTGTATGTTCAGTTCTAATAAAGATTTAAGGTGCTTTACTTCATCAACAATTTGTTTATTTGTATAGTTATCTTCATTTTCTAAATCTAAAAGAGTTAAAATCGCATGTCTTAAAAACTCTGACCTTGTAATGTATTTGTGTTTATTTTTCAGAATATGGATATCTAATTCCTTTAACAGATCTGTATCAATATCAAAATTTAATCGTTTAATTTCTTTAGTCATTATTACTCTCTCCCATTCCTAAAAGTTCTTTAAGCATATTTGCATGTATTTCATGCCAAATGTTTAATTCATTAATAGCTTTATTTTGTTTGTTCAACATTCTACTGACATCTGTTAGTACTCTTCTTTGTTCTATTTTTTGAGAATTACTATATTCTTCAGTGATATCTTCTCGAATTAAATTTAGTATATATTCATTCATGGATACGTCTTTTTTTTTAGCAATTTCTGAAAGATATGAATGTAATTCTGATGGTAAACGTAGTAGAAAATTCATAAAATCTCCCCTTTATTATTTAATTAAAAATTAATCATACAATGATAAATACACTTTTATTTTAACTTATACCGATTAAAAATTAATCAAACTACTTAAAAACGATATCATTAACGATTAATTTCTAATCATAAGATTAATATTTAATCATTTGGTTTGTCAATAGAAAAACAGTTGGCACTGCCAACTTATCACTCATGATTAATTTTTAATCATGAAAAGTGATATTGTTTTTCCTTATGCTCTTTAAAAAAGACAAAAAATGGGCTGTTTCTTCAAAAAAAGTGAATTGGAATTTAAGATTTTTGTAACAATCTCTTATGATTTTTTGAGATTTAAGCCTTAAAAATTTCTAAAAAAGAATATTAAAAATGCTAAATTTCGAAAAATAATTCACTCTTAAATCTGATTCACTTTTTAAATCAATTCTTAAAAAATATCTCCTGTAAGCTCAAATTTTGACATCAAAATTAAATAAATACCCCGTATCCGAATTTTCAGGAAACGGAAAACTCTCTCTGAAAAGACCTATTCTTTTTCTTTTAATGGCCATGTAAGC
Proteins encoded:
- a CDS encoding ribbon-helix-helix domain-containing protein; protein product: MTKEIKRLNFDIDTDLLKELDIHILKNKHKYITRSEFLRHAILTLLDLENEDNYTNKQIVDEVKHLKSLLELNIQFTYSMMERQELKVSNLYYGDSLRAIKGKEAIDRHYRNKLMNDNKIQKEELVEKREDKRFQRITIDDL
- a CDS encoding toxin-antitoxin system HicB family antitoxin — encoded protein: MNFLLRLPSELHSYLSEIAKKKDVSMNEYILNLIREDITEEYSNSQKIEQRRVLTDVSRMLNKQNKAINELNIWHEIHANMLKELLGMGESNND